The following are from one region of the Methanococcoides methylutens genome:
- a CDS encoding thioredoxin family protein, whose translation MSNVVVLDFTATWCGPCQMQKPILEELEGEMGDKVEFKMVDVDQNNALAGKYGISAVPTLIIEKDGAEVKRFTGVTSADVLRSELNQLI comes from the coding sequence ATGAGCAATGTAGTAGTATTGGACTTTACCGCAACATGGTGCGGACCTTGCCAGATGCAGAAACCGATCCTTGAAGAGCTCGAAGGCGAGATGGGCGACAAGGTAGAATTCAAGATGGTGGATGTTGATCAGAACAATGCCCTTGCAGGCAAATACGGTATCAGTGCAGTTCCAACTCTTATCATTGAGAAGGATGGTGCTGAGGTCAAGCGTTTCACCGGTGTGACAAGCGCTGATGTACTTCGCTCAGAGCTTAACCAGCTCATCTGA
- the thiC gene encoding phosphomethylpyrimidine synthase ThiC, translated as MRSTQVEYAKNGTLTPEMEHVAKVESIDEETVLARVADGSLVVMVREGCPPVAIGKGATTKINVNLGTSSASIDPEAELEKVKIAEKYGADTITDLSMGGDISAIRKMVFDNTTLPITTVPVYQAVVECGMKEATGDDMISYLRKQVDEGVSSVVLHSVEKQMLEKLKGTGRIMGMVSKGGSFTSVLMLKENCENPYLENFDEVLSILKKNDVVLSLGNTMRSGCVHDLCDSPQMMEIKTNAKLAKQANEAGVQVIIEGMGGHVQANDIPEHIKAHRSLSEFPLFVAGPLPTDVGMGYDHISGAVGASIASGNGADYLCYITPAEHLSLPTPEQVREGLIAFRIAAHIGDSMKYGLDERDKLLADRRAKFDWDGQMELALDPDKPKGMCPQTGPCSMCGEYCAIKIMSDYLSGGV; from the coding sequence ATGAGATCCACACAGGTAGAATACGCAAAGAACGGCACGCTGACTCCGGAAATGGAACATGTGGCCAAAGTTGAGTCCATTGATGAGGAAACTGTACTGGCACGGGTTGCTGATGGAAGTCTTGTTGTGATGGTTCGCGAAGGCTGTCCGCCTGTTGCGATCGGAAAAGGGGCGACCACGAAGATCAACGTTAATCTCGGAACATCTTCAGCAAGCATTGATCCCGAAGCAGAGCTGGAAAAAGTAAAGATCGCAGAGAAATACGGTGCAGACACTATCACAGATCTCTCAATGGGCGGCGATATCTCTGCCATCAGGAAGATGGTATTTGACAACACAACTCTGCCAATTACCACTGTCCCTGTCTACCAGGCAGTGGTTGAATGCGGTATGAAGGAAGCTACCGGCGATGACATGATCTCCTATCTCAGGAAGCAGGTGGATGAAGGTGTAAGTTCTGTCGTTCTTCACTCTGTGGAAAAGCAGATGCTTGAGAAATTGAAAGGCACAGGGCGTATAATGGGAATGGTCTCAAAGGGCGGTTCCTTTACCAGCGTGCTTATGCTCAAGGAAAACTGCGAGAACCCGTATCTTGAGAACTTCGATGAGGTTCTTTCAATACTGAAAAAGAACGATGTTGTTCTCTCCCTGGGGAACACCATGCGAAGTGGCTGTGTCCATGACCTTTGCGACAGTCCTCAGATGATGGAGATCAAGACGAACGCAAAGCTTGCAAAACAGGCAAATGAAGCAGGTGTGCAGGTAATAATCGAAGGCATGGGAGGCCATGTGCAGGCAAATGACATTCCTGAGCACATCAAAGCGCACCGTTCACTTTCTGAATTCCCGCTTTTCGTGGCAGGTCCGCTGCCAACGGATGTCGGTATGGGGTATGACCACATCTCCGGTGCCGTGGGTGCAAGTATCGCCAGCGGCAACGGTGCAGATTATCTTTGCTACATCACTCCTGCTGAACATCTTTCTCTTCCAACACCTGAACAGGTCAGGGAAGGGCTCATTGCTTTCAGAATCGCAGCGCACATTGGCGATTCAATGAAATACGGTCTGGACGAGAGGGACAAGCTCCTTGCTGACAGGCGTGCGAAGTTCGACTGGGACGGGCAGATGGAGCTTGCACTTGACCCTGATAAGCCAAAGGGAATGTGCCCGCAGACAGGTCCCTGTTCCATGTGCGGTGAATACTGCGCTATCAAGATAATGTCCGATTATTTATCCGGCGGTGTATGA
- the cofE gene encoding coenzyme F420-0:L-glutamate ligase → MSFDLPSMQIIGVRTPLIKPGDDIVNMLCGSLNENEIFLRDGDVLVLAESAVATAEGRMVDLSTVIPSKEAEELAGKYCVDSREMELVLCECDDIIGGVPGAALTITKGTLSPNAGIDGSNAPEGHVVLLPENAQKSAAKIRAGMEEFCCCHLGVIIGDSRTQPLRLGCVGMALGTSGIVPVEDARGSKDLFGKPLNITRKAVADNLVSAAQLLMGEADECIPCVLIRGAPVKMVKGSQEMPIFTPEECMYYSNIKQK, encoded by the coding sequence TTGAGCTTTGACCTTCCTTCTATGCAGATCATTGGTGTACGCACTCCCCTGATCAAGCCCGGCGATGACATTGTGAATATGCTATGTGGATCACTCAACGAAAATGAGATCTTCCTGCGAGACGGGGATGTACTGGTGCTTGCAGAGTCTGCGGTAGCCACAGCGGAAGGAAGGATGGTGGACCTTTCCACGGTCATTCCCAGCAAAGAGGCAGAAGAACTTGCAGGCAAGTACTGTGTTGATTCCCGGGAAATGGAACTTGTTCTGTGTGAATGCGATGATATCATCGGCGGTGTTCCGGGAGCAGCCCTTACCATCACAAAGGGAACCCTCTCCCCGAATGCCGGCATCGACGGCTCCAACGCACCTGAGGGACATGTTGTGCTCCTGCCTGAGAACGCACAGAAAAGCGCAGCTAAGATCCGTGCCGGTATGGAGGAATTCTGCTGCTGTCATCTCGGAGTGATAATCGGGGACAGCCGTACACAGCCCCTGCGCCTTGGGTGCGTGGGTATGGCACTGGGCACATCAGGTATCGTTCCTGTGGAAGATGCAAGAGGTTCAAAGGACCTGTTCGGAAAACCCCTTAACATCACACGCAAGGCGGTCGCAGATAATCTGGTATCTGCTGCCCAGCTGTTGATGGGTGAAGCAGATGAATGTATTCCGTGCGTCCTGATACGTGGTGCACCTGTGAAGATGGTCAAGGGTTCTCAGGAAATGCCAATTTTCACTCCTGAGGAGTGTATGTATTACAGCAATATAAAGCAGAAATAA
- a CDS encoding methylenetetrahydrofolate reductase: MLSTFNDALNSDRFIVTAEVAPPKGIDISAVLEDADLIRGWVDAINITDNQRAVMRMSPVAVGKLLMDAGLEVVVQFTCRDRNRLALQSDILAASALGISNLCVMTGDYPTKGDHAGAKPVYDLDSVQLLSVITKMMGGHDMAGNELAGAPSFTVGAVSNTDAARRMQMIKLQKKVDAGAQFIQTQAVYDVEVFGEFMDSFSHPDVPVIAGIIPLRSAGMARFMNANIPGIRVGDEMISRMEDAEDPVQEGLEIAAESIRELRKMCRGVHLMPIGGNSNTSKLLEMAGISALQ; this comes from the coding sequence ATGCTATCAACTTTCAACGATGCGCTCAATTCAGACCGCTTCATTGTGACCGCAGAGGTGGCACCTCCGAAGGGCATCGATATCTCGGCGGTACTTGAGGATGCAGACCTTATCAGGGGATGGGTGGATGCTATCAATATCACGGACAACCAGCGTGCGGTAATGCGCATGAGCCCGGTAGCCGTGGGCAAATTACTGATGGATGCCGGTCTTGAGGTGGTAGTACAGTTCACCTGCCGTGATCGGAACCGTCTGGCATTGCAGTCCGATATCCTGGCGGCATCGGCCCTTGGTATCAGTAATCTCTGTGTGATGACCGGGGATTATCCCACCAAAGGCGACCATGCGGGTGCAAAGCCGGTGTATGACCTTGATTCTGTCCAGCTTCTCTCAGTTATCACCAAAATGATGGGTGGGCATGACATGGCAGGCAATGAGCTTGCAGGTGCTCCGTCTTTTACTGTAGGTGCGGTCTCCAACACGGATGCAGCACGCAGGATGCAGATGATAAAACTTCAGAAGAAGGTCGATGCAGGTGCACAGTTCATACAGACACAGGCGGTCTATGATGTGGAAGTTTTTGGCGAGTTCATGGATTCGTTCTCTCATCCGGATGTGCCGGTAATAGCAGGGATCATCCCGCTGCGTTCAGCAGGAATGGCACGTTTCATGAATGCTAATATTCCCGGAATAAGGGTTGGTGATGAGATGATATCCCGCATGGAAGATGCTGAGGACCCTGTTCAGGAAGGGCTTGAGATCGCTGCAGAGAGCATCCGGGAGTTGCGTAAGATGTGTAGGGGTGTCCATCTGATGCCTATTGGTGGCAATTCCAATACATCCAAATTGCTTGAAATGGCAGGAATTTCCGCTTTACAATAA